The following coding sequences lie in one Pyrobaculum sp. 3827-6 genomic window:
- a CDS encoding transcription elongation factor NusA — translation MVKIPFCEFCVKTRVLCQKCQSLIDSGRYQWLDVEVSDALLKVSKKINLADVEYVKSYEVDDLVIVLMRNVKRIPRGAYAQLEKELSSQLGRSVKIVEHGNVNEVIAQLVSPARLLTISTSWLPDGTTETVVKIPSRELRRLPIRPERLQAIIGQISGANVKVELVRERELRA, via the coding sequence ATGGTCAAGATACCATTTTGCGAATTCTGTGTAAAGACGCGTGTGTTGTGCCAGAAGTGCCAGTCGCTTATAGACAGCGGGAGGTATCAGTGGCTTGACGTAGAGGTTTCAGACGCGTTGCTGAAGGTGAGCAAGAAAATAAATTTGGCTGATGTTGAATATGTAAAGTCTTACGAGGTGGACGACTTGGTTATTGTATTGATGAGAAACGTGAAGAGGATCCCGCGTGGAGCCTACGCGCAACTTGAGAAAGAGCTGTCGTCGCAACTTGGGAGAAGCGTCAAGATTGTGGAGCACGGCAACGTGAATGAGGTAATCGCCCAGTTGGTGTCGCCGGCGAGACTGCTAACGATTTCCACCTCTTGGTTGCCCGACGGCACTACGGAGACCGTCGTTAAGATCCCCTCGCGGGAGTTGAGGAGGTTGCCTATAAGACCTGAGAGGTTGCAGGCGATTATTGGCCAGATATCTGGGGCTAACGTAAAGGTGGAGCTGGTGAGGGAAAGGGAGTTAAGGGCATAA
- the aspS gene encoding aspartate--tRNA(Asn) ligase, translated as MYPKKTHWTVDVTPALHGSEVVVAGWVWELRDIGKIKFIVLRDREGFVQITLKAGKTPENLFKIFAELGREDVIVVKGVVEASKIAKSGVEIFPREMWVLNKAKPLPIDVWSETPDLATRLRWRSVDLKRPRNLAIFSLASAMLRTIRDVLYGEGFVEVFTPKIIVTSTEGGAELFPVLYFERVAYLSQSPQLYKEQLTASLERVFEIGPAYRAEKHNTDYHLNEFISVDAEAAFMDYTDIMNILEKMTKNLAKTIASFATKLDEVGVKPVVTEVRSVPRVDYDEAVDRLRRLGFAVNWGDDLTVEMQKALMKFYGPVYFLVNFPASLRPFYTKRRDGEKSESYDLIINGIEVASGATRIHRRDELEEEMKKRGLDPRLFEAHLSVFDYGMPPHAGFGLGFNRLVTAMLGLDNVRHATLYPRDRYRVEP; from the coding sequence GTGTATCCAAAAAAGACCCACTGGACAGTGGACGTCACACCTGCGCTCCACGGCTCCGAGGTTGTGGTTGCTGGGTGGGTATGGGAGCTGAGGGATATTGGGAAGATTAAGTTTATCGTGTTGAGAGACCGGGAGGGGTTTGTACAAATCACTCTCAAGGCAGGTAAAACACCTGAAAACCTGTTCAAGATCTTTGCAGAACTCGGCAGAGAGGACGTCATCGTTGTTAAGGGGGTAGTGGAGGCTAGTAAAATTGCTAAGAGCGGCGTGGAGATCTTCCCCCGCGAGATGTGGGTCTTAAACAAGGCCAAGCCTCTTCCTATCGATGTTTGGTCTGAGACCCCAGATTTAGCCACTAGGTTGAGGTGGCGTTCTGTAGATCTAAAGAGGCCGCGTAACTTAGCTATCTTCTCTCTGGCTTCCGCCATGTTGCGGACTATTAGAGATGTGCTGTATGGCGAGGGCTTCGTGGAAGTTTTTACGCCTAAGATCATAGTCACAAGTACCGAGGGCGGCGCTGAGCTGTTCCCCGTCTTGTACTTCGAAAGGGTGGCCTACCTATCCCAAAGCCCGCAGCTCTACAAGGAGCAGCTAACCGCCTCGCTTGAGAGGGTCTTCGAGATCGGCCCGGCGTACCGGGCCGAGAAGCACAACACGGATTACCACCTGAACGAGTTCATCTCAGTCGACGCGGAGGCCGCCTTCATGGACTACACAGACATCATGAACATACTGGAGAAGATGACTAAGAACCTGGCGAAAACCATAGCGTCTTTCGCCACAAAGCTAGATGAAGTGGGGGTCAAGCCAGTTGTGACGGAGGTGCGAAGCGTGCCGAGGGTAGACTACGACGAGGCGGTAGATCGGCTTAGACGGCTTGGGTTTGCGGTGAACTGGGGCGACGACCTCACGGTGGAGATGCAGAAGGCTCTTATGAAGTTCTACGGCCCCGTGTACTTTCTTGTTAACTTCCCGGCGTCGCTCCGCCCGTTCTACACCAAGAGGAGAGATGGCGAGAAGAGCGAGTCGTACGACCTTATAATAAACGGGATAGAGGTGGCGTCGGGCGCCACTAGGATACACAGACGCGACGAGTTGGAGGAGGAGATGAAGAAAAGGGGCCTCGACCCGAGGCTCTTCGAAGCCCACCTCTCTGTGTTTGACTACGGAATGCCGCCGCACGCCGGCTTTGGCCTCGGCTTCAACCGTCTGGTGACGGCGATGCTTGGGCTAGACAACGTGAGACACGCCACTCTATACCCCCGCGACAGGTATAGAGTCGAGCCCTAG
- a CDS encoding protein-L-isoaspartate(D-aspartate) O-methyltransferase, translating into MAQRLVEELERDGIVRSERVKKALVAVPREEFVMPEYRMMAYEDRPLPLFAGATISAPHMVAMMCELVEPRPGMKILEVGTGSGYHAAVCAEAIERKGKVYTIEIVKELAIYAAQNLERLGYWGVVELYHGDGTKGLEKHSPFDAVVVTAAASSIPPALVRQLKDGGVLVIPVEERLGQVLYKVVKRGDRVERRAVTYVMFVPLKGGD; encoded by the coding sequence ATGGCCCAGAGACTTGTGGAGGAGTTGGAGCGCGACGGTATTGTGCGGAGTGAGCGGGTGAAGAAGGCGCTTGTGGCTGTGCCCCGGGAGGAGTTCGTCATGCCTGAGTACCGAATGATGGCCTACGAGGACCGGCCCCTGCCGCTGTTCGCAGGCGCCACTATCTCGGCGCCTCATATGGTTGCCATGATGTGCGAGCTGGTGGAGCCTAGGCCCGGGATGAAGATCTTGGAGGTGGGGACAGGGTCGGGGTACCACGCCGCCGTATGCGCCGAGGCTATTGAGAGGAAGGGAAAAGTTTACACAATAGAAATTGTGAAAGAGCTGGCCATATACGCGGCGCAGAACCTCGAGAGGCTGGGCTACTGGGGCGTGGTGGAGTTGTATCACGGAGATGGGACGAAAGGTCTTGAGAAGCATTCCCCGTTTGACGCCGTAGTTGTAACGGCCGCCGCCAGCTCTATACCCCCGGCGCTGGTGAGGCAGTTAAAAGACGGCGGTGTTTTGGTGATACCCGTGGAGGAGCGGCTGGGCCAGGTGCTGTATAAGGTGGTGAAAAGGGGAGATAGAGTGGAGAGGCGGGCCGTGACTTATGTAATGTTTGTCCCTCTTAAAGGCGGCGACTAG
- the fen gene encoding flap endonuclease-1, which yields MGVVELGKLIGKEVRREVKLENLAGRCVSLDAYNALYQFLASIRQPDGTPLMDREGRITSHLSGLFYRTINLLESGIKPVYVFDGKPPEFKLAELESRRKTREKAMEEVVKALKEGRKEDVVKYAKRAVFITSEMVEESRKLLSYMGVPWVQAPSEGEAQAAYMVVKGRCWAVGSQDYDALLFGSPRLVRNLAVSPKRRVGEEVVELAPEIIELDAVLKALRLKNREQLIDLAILLGTDYNPDGVPGMGPQKALKLIWEFGSLEKMLDTVLKGVHFPVNPLEIKRFFLQPPVTDEYTTEVKAPDEERLRDFLVREHDFSEERVEKALERLRKARGKLRTSSLDSFF from the coding sequence GTGGGTGTTGTAGAGCTGGGCAAGCTCATAGGCAAGGAAGTACGCAGAGAGGTCAAGCTAGAGAACTTGGCGGGGAGGTGCGTATCCCTCGACGCGTACAACGCTCTGTATCAATTCCTGGCGTCTATAAGACAGCCCGACGGCACTCCGTTAATGGATAGGGAGGGGAGGATCACCAGTCACCTCTCCGGCCTCTTCTACCGCACCATCAATCTGCTCGAGTCTGGGATAAAGCCGGTTTACGTTTTTGACGGAAAGCCTCCAGAGTTTAAGCTAGCCGAATTAGAGTCGAGAAGGAAGACGCGTGAGAAGGCGATGGAGGAGGTGGTAAAGGCGTTAAAAGAGGGGAGGAAAGAAGACGTGGTTAAATACGCCAAGAGAGCTGTTTTTATCACAAGCGAGATGGTGGAGGAGTCTAGGAAGTTGCTGTCGTACATGGGCGTGCCTTGGGTCCAAGCGCCTAGTGAGGGGGAGGCACAAGCCGCCTACATGGTTGTAAAAGGCCGTTGCTGGGCTGTCGGCAGTCAAGACTACGACGCCTTACTATTCGGCTCGCCGAGGTTGGTGAGAAACCTCGCCGTGTCTCCAAAACGCAGGGTCGGCGAGGAGGTGGTGGAGCTCGCGCCTGAGATAATTGAGCTAGACGCGGTACTCAAGGCGCTGAGGCTCAAGAACAGGGAGCAACTCATAGACTTGGCCATTCTACTGGGCACAGACTACAACCCAGATGGCGTGCCCGGCATGGGGCCGCAGAAGGCGTTGAAGCTCATTTGGGAATTTGGCTCGCTTGAGAAAATGCTTGACACGGTGTTGAAGGGGGTTCACTTCCCCGTAAATCCCCTGGAGATAAAAAGATTCTTTCTACAGCCGCCAGTTACCGACGAATACACAACAGAGGTAAAAGCCCCAGATGAGGAGAGGCTGAGAGACTTCTTGGTAAGAGAACACGACTTCAGCGAGGAGCGGGTTGAAAAAGCCTTAGAGAGGTTGAGAAAGGCACGCGGCAAGCTTAGAACCTCTTCGCTCGACTCGTTTTTCTAG
- a CDS encoding CDC48 family AAA ATPase, whose amino-acid sequence MSEWVELRVQESKARDANRPVVRIDPEVMERAGIVVGDVVEIVGRRRTAAKVWNGLPEDRGKGVIRMNSILRKNADISLNETVKVRRVDPKPAAFVKLAPVSMTIAVDANFLQYIKQRLREYVLVEGDMLQIYVLSQPLTFQVVQTKPSNTVLIITEDTQIQIFEKPVSGVKIPHVTWEDIGDLEDAKQKIRELVELPLRHPELFKHLGIEPPKGILLIGPPGTGKTLLAKAVANEANAYFVAINGPEIMSKYYGESEARLREIFEEAKKNAPAIIFIDEIDAIAPKREEVTGEVEKRVVAQLLTLMDGLQERGQVVVIGATNRPDAVDPALRRPGRFDREIWINPPDFKGRYEILQIHTRNMPLAPDVDLRKLAEVTHGFSGADLAALAREAAMSALRRAIQSGLIDLNQPSLPPEVFEKIKVTMADFTAALKEIIPSALREIHIEVPHVRWEDIGGLENVKQELREAVEWPLKYPDRFKKFGLRPPKGLLLFGPPGTGKTLLAKAVATESGANFIAVRGPEIFSKWVGESEKMVREIFRKARMAAPCVVFIDEIDALATARGIGGDSLVSERVVAQLLAEMDGIKALENVVVIAATNRPDLVDPALLRPGRFDRIIYVPPPDFKARLEILLIHTRATPLAKDVDLEELARRTEGYSGADLELLVREATFLALREDINAKEVSMRHFEEALKKVRPSVTQDMLKFYESWLEKARQLTVATKAKAAPPIYL is encoded by the coding sequence GTGTCTGAGTGGGTTGAGTTGAGAGTGCAGGAAAGCAAGGCGCGTGACGCCAACAGGCCCGTGGTTAGGATCGACCCCGAGGTTATGGAGAGGGCCGGTATTGTGGTGGGTGATGTTGTGGAGATTGTGGGGAGGAGGAGGACGGCGGCCAAGGTGTGGAATGGATTGCCTGAGGATAGGGGGAAGGGTGTCATTAGGATGAACAGTATCTTGAGGAAAAACGCCGATATTTCGCTAAACGAGACTGTAAAAGTGAGGAGGGTTGACCCCAAGCCTGCCGCCTTCGTGAAGCTGGCGCCCGTATCCATGACCATAGCGGTTGATGCAAACTTTTTGCAGTACATCAAGCAGAGGCTTAGGGAGTACGTGCTGGTGGAGGGGGATATGTTGCAGATATATGTCTTGAGCCAGCCGCTTACGTTTCAGGTGGTTCAGACAAAGCCGTCTAACACGGTCCTCATAATTACGGAGGACACCCAGATCCAGATCTTTGAGAAGCCGGTGTCCGGCGTCAAGATACCGCATGTTACCTGGGAGGATATTGGTGATTTGGAGGATGCTAAGCAGAAGATTCGTGAGCTTGTGGAGCTTCCTCTTAGACATCCCGAGTTGTTTAAGCATCTCGGCATCGAGCCGCCTAAAGGCATCCTTCTGATCGGCCCTCCGGGGACTGGAAAGACTCTCTTGGCTAAGGCTGTGGCTAACGAGGCTAATGCCTACTTCGTGGCGATTAACGGGCCGGAGATTATGTCTAAATACTACGGCGAGTCTGAGGCTAGGCTGAGGGAGATATTTGAAGAGGCTAAGAAAAACGCCCCAGCAATAATCTTCATCGACGAGATAGACGCCATAGCCCCAAAGCGGGAGGAGGTGACGGGGGAGGTGGAGAAGAGAGTAGTAGCCCAACTCCTAACACTAATGGACGGCCTACAAGAAAGGGGGCAGGTGGTGGTAATAGGCGCCACCAACAGACCAGACGCAGTAGACCCAGCCCTAAGGAGGCCGGGAAGATTCGACAGAGAGATTTGGATTAATCCGCCTGATTTCAAGGGGAGGTACGAGATTCTGCAGATTCACACTAGGAATATGCCGCTGGCTCCCGATGTCGATTTGAGAAAGTTGGCAGAGGTTACTCATGGCTTCTCCGGGGCAGACTTGGCGGCGCTTGCGAGGGAGGCGGCTATGTCTGCGTTGAGGCGGGCTATCCAGAGCGGGTTGATTGACTTGAACCAGCCGTCGTTGCCGCCTGAGGTGTTTGAGAAGATTAAAGTGACGATGGCGGACTTCACGGCTGCTTTGAAGGAGATTATCCCGTCGGCACTGAGAGAGATCCATATAGAGGTTCCCCACGTCCGTTGGGAGGATATTGGAGGCTTGGAAAATGTGAAGCAGGAGTTGAGAGAGGCTGTGGAGTGGCCTTTGAAGTACCCGGATAGGTTTAAGAAATTCGGCCTTAGACCTCCCAAGGGCTTGTTGCTCTTCGGCCCGCCGGGTACAGGCAAGACGCTTTTGGCAAAGGCGGTGGCCACTGAGTCGGGTGCTAACTTCATAGCGGTTAGGGGGCCTGAGATCTTTTCTAAGTGGGTTGGCGAGTCTGAGAAGATGGTTAGGGAGATATTTAGAAAGGCGCGTATGGCCGCGCCCTGCGTGGTGTTTATTGACGAAATTGACGCCCTGGCCACGGCGAGGGGTATCGGTGGCGATTCGTTAGTGAGCGAGCGCGTTGTAGCCCAACTGCTGGCTGAGATGGACGGGATTAAGGCTCTGGAAAACGTCGTGGTGATAGCCGCCACTAATAGGCCGGATTTGGTGGACCCAGCCTTGCTGAGGCCGGGGCGTTTTGACAGAATTATATATGTGCCCCCGCCGGACTTCAAGGCCCGGCTTGAGATACTGCTTATACACACCAGAGCCACCCCGCTGGCTAAGGACGTCGATCTAGAGGAGTTGGCTAGGAGGACTGAGGGGTACTCCGGCGCCGATCTTGAGCTACTGGTCCGCGAAGCCACGTTCCTAGCCCTGAGAGAAGACATCAACGCAAAGGAGGTCTCTATGAGACACTTCGAAGAGGCGTTGAAAAAAGTGAGGCCTTCTGTGACGCAGGACATGTTGAAGTTCTACGAGTCGTGGCTGGAGAAAGCCAGGCAGCTTACCGTCGCCACCAAGGCCAAGGCGGCGCCTCCTATATACCTATGA
- a CDS encoding elongation factor 1-beta: MSAEVALVYRVLPDSVEVDVEKLKSDVINKLSPKYKVDKVEVEEIGFGIKALRFYIRMPESDEYSSDEVEELLRSVNGVGNYELEYFSRLSF, from the coding sequence ATGTCGGCGGAGGTTGCGTTGGTCTACAGAGTTCTGCCCGACAGCGTTGAGGTAGATGTGGAGAAGTTGAAGAGTGATGTTATTAATAAGCTGTCGCCGAAGTACAAGGTAGATAAAGTTGAGGTGGAGGAGATTGGCTTTGGGATCAAGGCCCTTAGGTTCTACATAAGGATGCCGGAGTCGGACGAGTACAGCTCAGATGAGGTAGAGGAGCTGTTGCGGTCGGTCAACGGCGTCGGCAACTACGAGCTGGAGTACTTTTCGAGGCTGAGTTTTTGA
- a CDS encoding zinc finger domain-containing protein, with translation MSIRGAKFHGPSPPSDSTTNWVLAPLERGVVFACPNCGKTTVIRSARSRKLGVTYRCPECGFIGP, from the coding sequence ATGTCTATTAGGGGGGCGAAGTTCCACGGGCCGTCTCCGCCGTCTGACTCGACTACTAACTGGGTTTTGGCGCCTCTGGAGAGAGGTGTGGTTTTTGCTTGTCCTAACTGTGGCAAGACGACGGTTATCAGAAGCGCCAGGTCTAGGAAGCTTGGGGTGACGTATCGCTGTCCTGAGTGCGGCTTTATAGGTCCCTGA
- a CDS encoding ABC transporter substrate-binding protein: MKLTQVVAIILALVVVAAVAYFLGTMSQPQQTTTTAQPPTSPTISAPKKITFYTWWAGLERFAIDAVIGNFTKKTGIQVEKTAVPGGAGVNAKFAILALMQAGSPPAAFQVHCGPEMLSYIYVAPKGEASFVELSQVAKEIDMTTQASDVLSACSLNGKVYALPVNIHRANLIFINKQVLEKLGGSVPKTLEDLVALCSKASSAGVPCMLQAGADQFTILHLWEQVFLAVAGPQKFIMFMYGTLPPDDPSLRHATETFMSLAKTFPANWPALDWTGAVADLVAGKGLAHVDGDWVVGLIYNVYPQTKMCPYTVVTPDCNIIVAPFPGTQGIYNLVIDSVAVPAGGPTTDLGIQFVKFFAGPEGQSIFNPLKGSIAVYKNIDPSIYPTSIQRWEVEEYRGAKAYVFSLTHGALFSDVWQTLMQQSIVLVQTGRSDLWYDTLAKALGTERSLWKDTWYMGAPGKPFGGYNPPWVK; the protein is encoded by the coding sequence ATGAAGTTGACTCAAGTAGTTGCGATTATCCTCGCGCTGGTCGTTGTTGCGGCTGTTGCATATTTCCTGGGCACCATGTCTCAGCCCCAGCAGACGACAACTACGGCGCAACCCCCTACCTCCCCAACAATCTCCGCGCCTAAGAAAATTACGTTCTACACCTGGTGGGCTGGGCTTGAGCGTTTTGCTATTGACGCTGTGATTGGCAACTTCACCAAGAAAACTGGTATACAGGTTGAAAAGACGGCGGTGCCCGGGGGCGCCGGTGTAAATGCGAAGTTTGCAATTCTTGCATTAATGCAGGCGGGTAGCCCGCCGGCGGCGTTTCAGGTGCACTGCGGACCCGAGATGCTGAGCTATATATACGTCGCGCCAAAGGGCGAAGCTAGTTTCGTAGAGCTGAGCCAAGTAGCCAAGGAAATAGATATGACGACACAAGCGTCAGATGTCCTCTCTGCGTGTTCGCTTAACGGGAAGGTATATGCCCTGCCAGTAAATATACACCGTGCCAATCTAATCTTCATAAATAAACAAGTCCTGGAGAAGCTGGGCGGCTCGGTACCCAAGACGCTTGAAGATTTGGTCGCGCTGTGCAGTAAGGCATCCTCAGCGGGGGTTCCATGTATGCTCCAGGCTGGCGCCGATCAATTCACTATTCTACATCTATGGGAACAAGTATTCCTAGCGGTGGCCGGCCCCCAGAAATTCATCATGTTCATGTACGGCACGCTTCCGCCTGACGATCCCTCGTTGCGGCATGCCACAGAGACGTTCATGTCGCTGGCCAAGACGTTCCCAGCGAACTGGCCAGCTCTTGACTGGACAGGTGCAGTAGCCGACCTTGTCGCTGGTAAGGGACTAGCCCACGTAGATGGCGACTGGGTAGTTGGTCTGATATACAACGTGTATCCACAGACAAAAATGTGTCCATACACGGTGGTGACGCCTGATTGTAACATCATAGTGGCACCATTCCCAGGCACGCAAGGCATCTACAACTTAGTTATCGACTCGGTGGCGGTGCCGGCGGGCGGTCCCACGACAGATCTAGGAATTCAGTTTGTGAAGTTCTTCGCAGGGCCAGAAGGCCAGTCGATATTCAACCCACTGAAGGGATCTATAGCGGTGTATAAGAACATAGATCCGTCGATTTATCCCACCTCTATACAGCGGTGGGAGGTTGAGGAGTATAGGGGGGCAAAGGCCTACGTCTTTAGTCTCACACACGGAGCTCTGTTTTCAGATGTGTGGCAGACACTTATGCAACAGTCAATAGTGCTCGTCCAGACCGGTAGATCAGATTTGTGGTACGACACACTGGCAAAAGCGCTGGGGACCGAGCGCTCTCTATGGAAAGACACCTGGTACATGGGCGCGCCGGGGAAGCCCTTCGGCGGCTACAACCCGCCCTGGGTTAAATGA
- a CDS encoding carbohydrate ABC transporter permease, with protein MRISLLFFSIPLFLTTAFLYVFIAWNLYYSFTNYSVLSPDYQFVGLATYSQLFSDPLFQTALVKTLLWISVLVALGNLVGLLTASLIYNINNARARNILTAYFIYPLSISLVASGIIWRWLLDADRGIGWFLGNPLQGENAFWSIALVSVWVYSGLATLFYLAMFYNVDKSQLESAQIDGAGRLYTMLRVVIPQSKQSLIISTIFFTLFSIQMFDLPYSILFINPNIMTLVMYTFMKFTAFYLAVASAAAVVILALSAVIVIPYSLFGLKKWIR; from the coding sequence ATGAGAATATCACTACTATTTTTTTCCATCCCCCTTTTCTTAACGACGGCGTTTCTCTACGTCTTTATAGCGTGGAATCTATACTACTCATTTACCAACTACTCAGTGCTAAGCCCCGACTACCAATTCGTGGGACTGGCCACGTACTCACAACTATTTTCAGACCCGCTATTCCAGACTGCGCTGGTTAAGACGCTTCTTTGGATCTCTGTATTAGTCGCTCTTGGCAATTTAGTGGGCCTCTTGACGGCGTCGCTGATCTACAACATAAATAATGCACGTGCTAGGAATATCCTCACGGCGTATTTCATATACCCCCTATCGATCTCACTCGTGGCGTCTGGTATAATATGGCGTTGGCTACTCGACGCAGATAGGGGAATCGGCTGGTTTTTGGGCAACCCACTCCAAGGCGAGAACGCGTTCTGGAGCATAGCACTAGTCTCCGTCTGGGTTTATTCCGGGCTCGCCACGTTGTTCTACCTTGCGATGTTTTATAACGTGGATAAGTCTCAATTAGAGTCTGCGCAGATAGACGGAGCAGGGCGGCTTTACACAATGCTGAGGGTCGTCATACCCCAGTCAAAACAGAGCTTGATAATATCTACAATATTTTTTACTTTATTCTCTATACAGATGTTTGATCTACCATATTCAATACTATTTATAAATCCTAATATTATGACATTGGTTATGTACACCTTTATGAAATTCACTGCATTTTATTTAGCGGTGGCAAGCGCCGCCGCTGTAGTAATCCTAGCTCTGTCGGCCGTCATAGTAATTCCCTACTCCCTGTTCGGGTTAAAGAAATGGATAAGATGA
- the glcU gene encoding glucose ABC transporter permease GlcU — protein MKFAIYLAILALGALWALPLYVLVIGALKPLSEVLTTPVFMPSLNVDLATLSKVAGELAPVLLNTTIVVIPTALGATLIGALGAYALWRATTKLKDVLLILVAVSTYLPYQSAVVPLARFMTQIGLFDTLYGIALGLLIFYIPFATLMMLIFITALPRTVVEAAEVDGAGEFAIFTRTVLPLLGPAFASTATYLTINGWNNFFIPLVLSRTYNNHITLKVFSYVGQSGNLYNEMFSAALIASLPPLLLFIALGRYFIRGLLVLGSGGK, from the coding sequence ATGAAATTTGCCATATATCTCGCCATATTGGCGCTGGGGGCTCTCTGGGCCCTCCCCCTGTATGTATTAGTAATCGGCGCATTAAAGCCTTTATCGGAAGTGTTGACAACGCCGGTCTTTATGCCATCTCTAAATGTGGATCTAGCCACGTTAAGCAAAGTGGCCGGGGAGCTGGCCCCAGTGTTGCTCAACACGACTATAGTAGTTATCCCTACGGCTTTAGGCGCCACTCTCATCGGCGCCTTGGGGGCGTACGCCCTTTGGAGAGCTACCACCAAGTTAAAAGACGTGTTGCTCATACTTGTGGCTGTGTCTACTTATCTACCATACCAATCGGCAGTGGTCCCACTCGCGCGCTTCATGACACAAATAGGTCTATTTGACACCCTATATGGCATAGCCCTAGGCCTACTCATCTTCTACATACCCTTTGCCACGTTAATGATGTTGATATTCATAACAGCCCTTCCACGGACGGTTGTAGAAGCCGCTGAGGTTGACGGCGCTGGCGAGTTCGCCATATTCACAAGAACGGTGTTGCCCCTCTTAGGTCCAGCATTCGCGTCGACGGCCACCTATTTGACGATCAATGGGTGGAATAACTTCTTCATACCGCTTGTGCTCTCTAGAACTTACAACAATCACATAACGCTAAAGGTCTTCAGCTACGTGGGGCAGTCTGGAAATCTCTATAACGAGATGTTCTCTGCGGCCCTCATAGCATCACTACCTCCGCTACTGCTCTTCATAGCGCTGGGGAGATACTTCATCCGGGGGTTGCTGGTTTTGGGATCGGGAGGAAAATAA
- a CDS encoding universal stress protein, with translation MYKKILVAYDGSDHAKKAVEHAVALAKVFGASIHIITVATDPSQISLEKAGRIAGEAAKAVQSQGLQVGEVAVRSGTPADEILNYAEEKEVDLIVMGSRGLSALQRLVLGSVSQAVVSRARVPVLVVR, from the coding sequence ATGTATAAGAAAATTCTAGTTGCTTACGACGGCTCAGACCACGCCAAGAAGGCGGTTGAGCACGCCGTAGCTCTCGCAAAGGTCTTTGGGGCCTCTATACATATTATAACGGTTGCCACAGACCCCTCGCAGATCTCCCTAGAGAAGGCCGGGAGAATAGCGGGGGAGGCCGCAAAGGCCGTGCAGTCACAGGGGCTACAGGTGGGGGAGGTCGCTGTCAGGTCGGGGACGCCGGCAGACGAAATTCTGAACTACGCCGAGGAGAAGGAGGTTGATCTAATAGTGATGGGGTCACGCGGCCTCTCCGCACTGCAACGCCTGGTGCTGGGCTCGGTGTCGCAGGCGGTGGTCTCAAGGGCAAGAGTCCCCGTACTCGTCGTGAGATAA
- a CDS encoding endonuclease V, producing MPLNIEAARRVQERLAGRVVFLPLPPVEIVAGLDVAYVGDTALGAAVAVRLADLSVADRACSVTKSVVPYVPTFLAFRELTPMLRAYMKLRAKPDVILVDGHGVAHPRRFGIASHLGVVLGKPTIGVAKSRLYGVEKGDVVVDPETGEVLAKVVNCGGKRYVSVGSHATLSDAVRLVEDLCRGGDIYPLKAAHDLTQVMKKAWRRGALSHDEYGDSCP from the coding sequence ATGCCCCTCAACATAGAAGCCGCGCGGCGTGTCCAGGAGCGGCTCGCCGGTAGGGTGGTGTTTCTACCCCTCCCGCCTGTGGAGATCGTGGCGGGTCTTGATGTGGCGTACGTAGGAGACACGGCGCTGGGCGCCGCCGTCGCAGTCAGGTTGGCGGATCTCTCGGTGGCGGATAGGGCGTGTTCTGTTACGAAAAGCGTCGTGCCCTACGTCCCCACGTTCCTCGCCTTTAGAGAGCTAACCCCTATGCTTAGAGCCTACATGAAGCTGAGGGCCAAGCCAGATGTAATTCTCGTAGATGGCCACGGCGTGGCCCACCCGCGGAGGTTCGGAATCGCCTCACACCTAGGGGTTGTCCTGGGGAAGCCTACTATAGGCGTCGCGAAGTCAAGGCTCTACGGAGTAGAAAAGGGCGACGTGGTGGTAGACCCGGAGACGGGGGAGGTCTTGGCTAAGGTGGTGAACTGCGGAGGGAAGAGATACGTTTCGGTGGGGTCGCACGCAACTCTCTCCGACGCCGTGAGGTTGGTGGAGGATCTCTGCAGAGGTGGAGATATCTACCCGCTGAAAGCGGCCCATGACCTTACCCAGGTTATGAAAAAGGCGTGGCGCCGGGGGGCGTTATCTCACGACGAGTACGGGGACTCTTGCCCTTGA